In Grus americana isolate bGruAme1 chromosome 17, bGruAme1.mat, whole genome shotgun sequence, the following proteins share a genomic window:
- the GGT7 gene encoding glutathione hydrolase 7 isoform X2, whose translation MEQNSDPDSFLKSARLQRLPSSSSEMGSQDVSPLQETSKDPFSGDCSCRQDGLTVIITACLTFATGVTVALIMQIYFGDPQIFHRGAVVTDAARCTALGIEVLNKQGSSVDAAIASALCAGIVNPHTSGIGGGGVMLVHEIRKNRSWVIDFREVAPLGIPLEEDLQKDTKPGLLVGVPGMIQGMQQAHQLHGRLPWSELLGLAAGVAQDGFNVTHDLAKAVSELKDLNYSDKFREIFLPDGQPLLPGMFVRRLDLAAVLELVGAEGVSAFYSGNLTQEIISEVHNYGGVLVEEDFSNYSVTVENPVHTVYRGHLVFSPPPPHAGPALITALNILEGFNITSQVSRGNILHWMAETLKIALSLASNLGDPSDDVSVTHAAEGMVSKSEANSLRQLINDSQSFSSDLRMPHFSLESGPAASQVLVMGPDDFIVAVVSSLNRPFGSGIITPSGILLNSQMLDFSWQNKTTNHSVPRPENLIQPRKRPLSFLLPTIVRPSEGMCGTYLCLGANHGDKALSSIVQVLVNVLTFNKNLSESLSLGRLHPQLQSNTLQVDSEFPEEDIEFLVARGHQVDKVKVVSLVHGARRTNSFIIGLKDPRSVDAAGATIL comes from the exons ATGGAGCAAAATTCAG ACCCGGACTCCTTCCTGAAGTCTGCGCGTCTCCAGCGCCTGCCCTCATCCTCGTCCGAGATGGGAAGCCAGGACGTGTCCCCTCTCCAGGAGACCAGCAAGGACCCTTTTTCTGGAGACTGCAGCTGCCGGCAGGATGGGCTGACTGTCATCATCACCGCCTGCCTGACCTTCGCCACGGGCGTCACGGTGGCCCTGATCATGCAGATCTATTTTGGGGACCCTCAG ATCTTCCACCGTGGTGCCGTGGTCACGGATGCTGCCCGCTGCACGGCGCTGGGCATAGAGGTGCTCAACAAGCAGGGCTCCTCGGTAGACGCAGCCATCGCCTCGGCCCTCTGCGCAGGAATTGTCAACCCCCACACATCGGGGATTGGCGG GGGTGGGGTGATGCTGGTCCACGAGATCCGGAAGAACAGGAGCTGGGTAATCGACTTCCGCGAGGTGGCTCCCCTGGGCATCCCACTGGAGGAGGACCTGCAGAAGGACACCAAG CCAGGTCTGCTCGTGGGGGTGCCAGGCATGATACAAGGAATGCAGCAGGCGCACCAGTTACACGGGAG ACTCCCGTGGTCCGAGCTGCTGGGCCTTGCAGCCGGTGTCGCCCAGGATGGGTTTAACGTCACACACGATTTGG CCAAAGCCGTAAGTGAACTGAAGGACCTGAACTACTCTGACAAATTTCGGGAGATCTTCCTGCCGGACGGCCAGCCCTTGCTGCCTGGCATGTTTGTCAGGCGCCTGGACCTCGCAGCTGTCCTGGAGCTGGTGGGGGCAGAAGGAGTGTCAGCTTTCTACAGCGGAAACTTGACCCAGGAGATAATCTCCGAG GTCCACAACTACGGAGGAGTCTTGGTAGAGGAAGACTTCAGCAATTACAGCGTCACAGTGGAGAATCCTGTCCACACAGTCTATCGAG GTCATCTTGTTTTCAGTCCCCCACCTCCACATGCAGGTCCTGCACTGATCACAGCCCTGAACATCCTCGAGGGCTTCAACATCACAAGTCAAGTATCCAGGGGGAATATCTTGCACTGGATGGCAGAG ACATTAAAAATAGCCCTGAGTCTAGCTAGCAACCTGGGAGACCCATCTGATGACGTGTCCGTCACTCATGCTGCAGAAGGCATGGTGAG TAAATCAGAAGCTAATTCCCTGCGGCAGCTGATTAATGACTCCCAGTCCTTCTCGTCTGATCTCCGCATGCCTCACTTCTCCCTGGAGAGCGGACCTGCTGCTAGCCAGGTCCTTGTCATGGGACCCGACGACTTCATTGTTGCAGTTGTCAG ttctttgaaTCGTCCCTTTGGCAGTGGAATAATAACACCCTCTGGAATCCTCCTGAACAGCCAGATGTTGGACTTCTCttggcaaaataaaacaacgAACCACTCCGTTCCCAGGCCG GAAAATCTCATTCAGCCTCGGAAACGGCCCTTGTCTTTCCTGTTGCCCACCATCGTGAGACCGTCCGAGGGGATGTGCGGGACGTACCTGTGTCTGGGAGCCAACCACGGGGACAAAGCCTTGAGCAGCATCGTTCAG GTTTTGGTAAATGTTTTGACATTTAACAAGAATCTGAGTGAAAGTTTGTCACTTGGTCGACTTCACCCACAGCTTCAGTCCAACACCTTGCAGGTTGACA GTGAGTTTCCTGAAGAAGATATTGAATTTCTTGTAGCCAGGGGCCATCAAGTAGATAAAGTCAAAGTGGTCTCTCTAGTTCATGGGGCCAGGAGAACCAACAGTTTCATCATTGGCCTGAAGGACCCCAGGAGCGTGGATGCTGCCGGAGCCACAATCTTGTAG
- the GGT7 gene encoding glutathione hydrolase 7 isoform X1, with the protein MAVPAEAGGGRQRALAAGSPVDYMSITSFPRLPEEEAGGAAEGGLRARKEEDAFLGEQDTDPDSFLKSARLQRLPSSSSEMGSQDVSPLQETSKDPFSGDCSCRQDGLTVIITACLTFATGVTVALIMQIYFGDPQIFHRGAVVTDAARCTALGIEVLNKQGSSVDAAIASALCAGIVNPHTSGIGGGGVMLVHEIRKNRSWVIDFREVAPLGIPLEEDLQKDTKPGLLVGVPGMIQGMQQAHQLHGRLPWSELLGLAAGVAQDGFNVTHDLAKAVSELKDLNYSDKFREIFLPDGQPLLPGMFVRRLDLAAVLELVGAEGVSAFYSGNLTQEIISEVHNYGGVLVEEDFSNYSVTVENPVHTVYRGHLVFSPPPPHAGPALITALNILEGFNITSQVSRGNILHWMAETLKIALSLASNLGDPSDDVSVTHAAEGMVSKSEANSLRQLINDSQSFSSDLRMPHFSLESGPAASQVLVMGPDDFIVAVVSSLNRPFGSGIITPSGILLNSQMLDFSWQNKTTNHSVPRPENLIQPRKRPLSFLLPTIVRPSEGMCGTYLCLGANHGDKALSSIVQVLVNVLTFNKNLSESLSLGRLHPQLQSNTLQVDSEFPEEDIEFLVARGHQVDKVKVVSLVHGARRTNSFIIGLKDPRSVDAAGATIL; encoded by the exons ATGGCGGTGCCGGCGGAGGCGGGGGGAGGCCGGCAGCGGGCCCTGGCCGCCGGCTCGCCCGTGGACTACATGAGCATCACcagcttcccccggctgcccgAGGAggaggcgggcggcgcggccgaGGGCGGCCTCCGCGCCCGGAAGGAGGAGGACGCGTTCCTGGGCGAGCAGGACACGG ACCCGGACTCCTTCCTGAAGTCTGCGCGTCTCCAGCGCCTGCCCTCATCCTCGTCCGAGATGGGAAGCCAGGACGTGTCCCCTCTCCAGGAGACCAGCAAGGACCCTTTTTCTGGAGACTGCAGCTGCCGGCAGGATGGGCTGACTGTCATCATCACCGCCTGCCTGACCTTCGCCACGGGCGTCACGGTGGCCCTGATCATGCAGATCTATTTTGGGGACCCTCAG ATCTTCCACCGTGGTGCCGTGGTCACGGATGCTGCCCGCTGCACGGCGCTGGGCATAGAGGTGCTCAACAAGCAGGGCTCCTCGGTAGACGCAGCCATCGCCTCGGCCCTCTGCGCAGGAATTGTCAACCCCCACACATCGGGGATTGGCGG GGGTGGGGTGATGCTGGTCCACGAGATCCGGAAGAACAGGAGCTGGGTAATCGACTTCCGCGAGGTGGCTCCCCTGGGCATCCCACTGGAGGAGGACCTGCAGAAGGACACCAAG CCAGGTCTGCTCGTGGGGGTGCCAGGCATGATACAAGGAATGCAGCAGGCGCACCAGTTACACGGGAG ACTCCCGTGGTCCGAGCTGCTGGGCCTTGCAGCCGGTGTCGCCCAGGATGGGTTTAACGTCACACACGATTTGG CCAAAGCCGTAAGTGAACTGAAGGACCTGAACTACTCTGACAAATTTCGGGAGATCTTCCTGCCGGACGGCCAGCCCTTGCTGCCTGGCATGTTTGTCAGGCGCCTGGACCTCGCAGCTGTCCTGGAGCTGGTGGGGGCAGAAGGAGTGTCAGCTTTCTACAGCGGAAACTTGACCCAGGAGATAATCTCCGAG GTCCACAACTACGGAGGAGTCTTGGTAGAGGAAGACTTCAGCAATTACAGCGTCACAGTGGAGAATCCTGTCCACACAGTCTATCGAG GTCATCTTGTTTTCAGTCCCCCACCTCCACATGCAGGTCCTGCACTGATCACAGCCCTGAACATCCTCGAGGGCTTCAACATCACAAGTCAAGTATCCAGGGGGAATATCTTGCACTGGATGGCAGAG ACATTAAAAATAGCCCTGAGTCTAGCTAGCAACCTGGGAGACCCATCTGATGACGTGTCCGTCACTCATGCTGCAGAAGGCATGGTGAG TAAATCAGAAGCTAATTCCCTGCGGCAGCTGATTAATGACTCCCAGTCCTTCTCGTCTGATCTCCGCATGCCTCACTTCTCCCTGGAGAGCGGACCTGCTGCTAGCCAGGTCCTTGTCATGGGACCCGACGACTTCATTGTTGCAGTTGTCAG ttctttgaaTCGTCCCTTTGGCAGTGGAATAATAACACCCTCTGGAATCCTCCTGAACAGCCAGATGTTGGACTTCTCttggcaaaataaaacaacgAACCACTCCGTTCCCAGGCCG GAAAATCTCATTCAGCCTCGGAAACGGCCCTTGTCTTTCCTGTTGCCCACCATCGTGAGACCGTCCGAGGGGATGTGCGGGACGTACCTGTGTCTGGGAGCCAACCACGGGGACAAAGCCTTGAGCAGCATCGTTCAG GTTTTGGTAAATGTTTTGACATTTAACAAGAATCTGAGTGAAAGTTTGTCACTTGGTCGACTTCACCCACAGCTTCAGTCCAACACCTTGCAGGTTGACA GTGAGTTTCCTGAAGAAGATATTGAATTTCTTGTAGCCAGGGGCCATCAAGTAGATAAAGTCAAAGTGGTCTCTCTAGTTCATGGGGCCAGGAGAACCAACAGTTTCATCATTGGCCTGAAGGACCCCAGGAGCGTGGATGCTGCCGGAGCCACAATCTTGTAG